Proteins encoded in a region of the Streptomyces sp. NBC_00258 genome:
- a CDS encoding PP2C family protein-serine/threonine phosphatase, protein MMRTWHITTVTDAARARIDTARLTAAYGVPGLERTRLTTALSAHLRQCLTKGGTWRLSVEATAAPSGDGLLRAVVTSCDEAGADGRPPWHMTVTCPEGADLSDVGPVADDPAILAEALLGADEDTALVLERLGEQEGLVDFHREELHQTNQGVLALHAELDAAGRAQRELFAAERKARTEAESARRRLTFLADASAVLTASLNHDEIVRRLPSLLVPEYARSVDVWLFDGEDDELRQSPRPAAAVVAARSGRPQYAADHPGGLPGVDDQPPSALHPTRPLLCVPLPTRRAPLGVLILTPPGERWDADDAVMLIELTRRASIAIDNARRFEHNRDIAETLQRALLTDLPTTPELRLAARYLPATHGLNIGGDWYDAFRQPDGSLITVIGDVTGHGLHAAVMMSQLRTALRAYAVDGGTPGQLLTRLHILLHHLQPDLYATAVIARFHPDDPTLTWAAAGHPPPVLRTPDGQVHTLDAKPGAMLGIPLRQEIGDHTVRLAPGSTLALYTDGLVERRAHGIDPGIERLAAALGAFRSEDLDTDLDGSADRLLHPLLSDSERDDDVCLLLCHLPNRAAETVRPSPAGLPV, encoded by the coding sequence GGCCCGTATCGACACGGCACGTCTGACGGCCGCGTACGGGGTGCCCGGTCTGGAGCGGACCCGGCTGACCACCGCGCTCAGCGCGCATCTGCGGCAGTGCCTCACGAAGGGCGGCACGTGGCGGCTCTCTGTGGAAGCGACCGCGGCGCCGTCCGGGGACGGTCTCCTGCGAGCTGTCGTGACCTCGTGCGACGAAGCCGGCGCCGACGGCCGGCCACCGTGGCACATGACGGTCACCTGCCCGGAGGGTGCGGACCTGTCGGACGTCGGCCCCGTGGCGGACGATCCCGCGATCCTGGCCGAGGCACTGTTGGGCGCCGACGAGGACACGGCCCTGGTCCTGGAGAGACTCGGCGAGCAGGAAGGGCTGGTGGACTTCCACCGGGAGGAGCTGCACCAGACCAATCAGGGCGTGCTGGCACTGCACGCCGAACTGGACGCGGCGGGACGGGCCCAGCGCGAGCTGTTCGCCGCCGAGCGGAAGGCGCGTACGGAGGCGGAGAGTGCCCGCCGCAGGCTGACGTTCCTGGCCGACGCCAGTGCCGTACTCACGGCTTCGCTCAACCACGACGAGATCGTGCGCCGTTTGCCCAGTCTCCTGGTGCCGGAGTACGCCCGCAGTGTCGATGTGTGGCTGTTCGACGGCGAGGACGACGAACTGCGGCAGAGTCCGCGTCCGGCGGCCGCCGTGGTCGCGGCCCGTAGCGGCCGCCCTCAGTACGCCGCCGACCACCCGGGCGGCCTGCCCGGCGTCGACGACCAGCCGCCCTCGGCACTGCATCCCACGCGGCCCCTGCTGTGCGTTCCGCTGCCGACGCGGCGGGCACCGCTGGGGGTGCTGATCCTTACCCCGCCCGGCGAACGCTGGGACGCCGACGACGCGGTCATGCTGATCGAACTCACGCGCCGCGCCAGCATTGCCATAGACAACGCCCGGCGCTTCGAGCACAACCGCGACATCGCCGAGACACTGCAGCGGGCCCTGCTCACGGACCTGCCCACCACTCCGGAACTGCGCCTGGCGGCCCGCTATCTGCCGGCCACCCACGGTCTGAACATCGGCGGGGACTGGTACGACGCCTTCCGTCAGCCCGACGGCAGCCTGATCACCGTCATCGGCGACGTGACGGGGCACGGACTGCACGCCGCCGTCATGATGAGCCAGTTGCGGACGGCACTGCGCGCGTACGCCGTCGACGGAGGCACCCCCGGCCAACTCCTCACCCGGCTGCACATCCTCCTCCACCACCTACAGCCCGACCTGTACGCGACGGCCGTCATCGCGCGCTTCCACCCCGACGATCCGACGCTCACCTGGGCCGCCGCGGGCCACCCGCCGCCGGTACTGCGGACCCCCGACGGGCAGGTGCACACGCTCGACGCCAAGCCCGGTGCCATGCTCGGCATCCCGCTGCGCCAGGAGATCGGCGACCACACCGTGCGCCTCGCCCCCGGTTCGACGCTGGCTCTCTACACCGACGGGCTGGTCGAGCGCCGCGCCCACGGCATAGACCCCGGTATCGAGCGTCTCGCCGCGGCGCTCGGGGCCTTCCGTTCCGAGGACCTCGACACGGACCTGGACGGCTCGGCCGACCGTCTCCTGCATCCGTTGCTGAGCGACTCCGAGCGGGACGACGACGTGTGTCTGCTGCTGTGTCACCTCCCGAACCGGGCGGCGGAGACGGTACGGCCCTCCCCCGCCGGGCTGCCCGTCTGA
- a CDS encoding alpha/beta hydrolase — MTDTTGPRPVLEPAAAAFAEATANPPYLFDLGPAEGRKTVDEVQSGDITKPDVDEEWVTVPGGPTGQVRARIVRPAGASGVLPVIIYIHGAGWVFGNAHTHDRLVRELAVGANAAVVFPEYDLSPEARYPVAIEQNYTVAQWVVTDGAGHYLDASRIAVAGDSVGGNMSAALTLMAKERGDVPLVQQVLFYPVTDAAFDTGSYHQFAEGYFLRRDAMQWFWDQYTTDEKQRAEITASPLRATTEQLTGLPPALVITAEADVLRDEGEAYANKLREAGVPVTAARYQGIIHDFVMLNALADTHAARAAISQAVTVLRSALATG, encoded by the coding sequence ATGACCGACACCACCGGCCCCCGCCCCGTCCTGGAGCCCGCCGCCGCGGCCTTCGCCGAGGCGACCGCGAACCCGCCCTACCTGTTCGACCTCGGCCCGGCAGAGGGTCGCAAGACGGTTGACGAGGTGCAGTCGGGCGACATCACCAAGCCCGACGTCGACGAGGAATGGGTCACGGTCCCCGGCGGTCCCACCGGACAGGTCCGGGCACGTATCGTCCGCCCGGCGGGTGCTTCCGGTGTCCTTCCGGTGATCATCTACATCCACGGCGCCGGCTGGGTCTTCGGCAACGCCCACACCCACGACCGCCTGGTCCGCGAACTCGCCGTCGGCGCGAACGCGGCCGTGGTCTTCCCCGAGTACGACCTCTCGCCCGAAGCCCGCTATCCCGTCGCGATCGAGCAGAACTACACCGTCGCGCAGTGGGTCGTCACCGACGGCGCCGGCCACTATCTGGACGCTTCCCGCATCGCGGTCGCCGGCGACTCCGTCGGCGGCAACATGAGCGCGGCCCTGACCCTGATGGCCAAGGAGCGAGGCGATGTGCCCCTCGTCCAGCAGGTCCTCTTCTACCCGGTCACCGACGCGGCCTTCGACACCGGCTCGTATCACCAGTTCGCCGAGGGCTACTTCCTGCGCCGCGACGCCATGCAGTGGTTCTGGGACCAGTACACGACCGACGAGAAGCAGCGCGCCGAGATCACCGCGTCCCCGCTGCGCGCCACCACCGAGCAGCTCACCGGCCTGCCGCCGGCCCTGGTCATCACCGCCGAGGCCGACGTCCTGCGCGACGAGGGCGAGGCCTACGCCAACAAGCTGCGCGAAGCGGGCGTCCCGGTCACGGCGGCCCGTTACCAGGGCATCATCCACGACTTCGTGATGCTCAACGCCCTCGCCGACACCCACGCGGCCCGCGCCGCCATCAGCCAGGCAGTGACCGTGCTGAGGAGCGCTCTCGCCACCGGCTGA
- a CDS encoding MarR family winged helix-turn-helix transcriptional regulator, with translation MEIHRPTGRDQDPGHEPDTLAHHVVDTVESLVTLWFTAVEDVVPHLSARQLSALQTVRRRPELNLTALAEHLEIGLPTASRLCGRLVSAGLLQRTVQPHNRREVRLVVTADGRRFLADVTERRSLCLATVFEAMTPGERASLQRGLGAFQQAHARTRPQPRGEGQSGGDAVTGG, from the coding sequence GTGGAGATCCACCGGCCCACGGGCCGCGACCAGGACCCCGGCCATGAGCCGGACACGCTTGCCCACCACGTCGTCGACACTGTGGAAAGTCTGGTGACGCTCTGGTTCACGGCGGTCGAGGACGTCGTCCCGCACCTTTCCGCGCGTCAGCTGTCCGCCCTGCAGACGGTCCGCCGCCGGCCCGAACTCAATCTCACCGCGCTGGCCGAGCACTTGGAGATAGGCCTGCCCACCGCCAGTCGGCTCTGCGGTCGGCTCGTCTCCGCCGGGCTGCTCCAGCGGACCGTCCAGCCCCACAACCGCCGTGAGGTGCGGTTGGTGGTCACCGCCGACGGACGGCGGTTCCTGGCGGACGTCACCGAGCGGCGATCCCTCTGTCTCGCCACCGTCTTCGAGGCGATGACACCCGGCGAACGTGCCTCTCTGCAACGCGGACTGGGTGCCTTCCAGCAGGCCCACGCGCGCACACGTCCGCAGCCGAGAGGCGAGGGGCAAAGCGGGGGCGACGCGGTGACCGGCGGCTGA
- a CDS encoding MarR family winged helix-turn-helix transcriptional regulator codes for MGTAGTEPTQEGSLLLDDQLCFALYAASRAVTARYRPLLDELGLTYPQYLVMLVLWEQDQISVRDLGNALQLESSTLSPLLKRLEANGLLRRERRAEDERSVALRLTDAGARLRERAGTVPLAIGDAMGLTPEQDATAKQLLRLLTTNVTR; via the coding sequence GTGGGCACAGCCGGGACCGAACCGACCCAAGAGGGTTCCCTGCTCCTGGACGACCAGCTCTGCTTCGCCCTCTACGCGGCTTCACGCGCGGTCACCGCCCGCTACCGGCCCCTGCTGGACGAACTCGGACTGACTTATCCGCAGTACCTGGTCATGCTCGTGCTGTGGGAGCAGGACCAGATCTCCGTACGGGACCTGGGCAACGCGCTCCAGCTGGAGTCCAGTACCCTCTCCCCGCTCCTCAAGCGCCTGGAGGCGAACGGCCTGCTGCGGCGCGAGCGCCGGGCGGAGGACGAGCGTTCCGTCGCCCTCCGCCTCACCGACGCCGGAGCCCGGCTCAGGGAACGGGCGGGCACCGTCCCCCTCGCCATCGGCGACGCCATGGGCCTGACCCCCGAACAGGACGCCACGGCCAAGCAGTTGCTACGCCTACTGACGACAAACGTAACCCGGTAA
- a CDS encoding RICIN domain-containing protein produces MPLHRFAPRARRLCRAVVVRAAVLALAAGALVGLQEQGAVDLDRAQPVAVTSNQIPVPTAPMGWASWNTFAARIDYNVIKTQVDAFVAAGLPAAGYKYINLDEGWWQGTRDSAGNITIDESEWPGGMTAIADYIHSKGLKAGIYTDAGRDGCGYYFPTGRPAAPGSGSEGHYEQDMLQFSKWGFDYVKVDWCGGDVEGLDARTTYQAISDAAAKATAATGRPLTLSVCNWGKQNPWNWGAGMAALWRTNTDIIFHGNSPSWDSMLTNFDTNVHPAAQHTGYYNDPDMLMVGMDGFTAAQNRSHMNLWAVSGAPLLAGNNLATMSTESANILKNPEVIAVDQDPRGLQGVKVAEDTSGLQVYGKVLSGTGKRAVVLLNRTSSAQNMTVRWSDLGLTNVSATVRNLWTRANVGSFGTSYTVNVPAKDSVMLTVTGATEAASTTYEAEASGNTKGGSAADATCVNCSGGTKVGGVGNGAANTLRFNAVSAADTGTKVVDIAYTNGDSAARTAVLQVNGQTATKVSFPPTGSWTTPGTVSVEASLAKGSANTLTFSNASAWTPDLDAIEVRPLPGTNGTQFTGQQSSRCLDVDSNTITNGTQAQLWDCAGGVNQSWTYTARKELVVYGNKCLDAYQAGTTNGTKVVIWDCNGGNNQKWNVNADGTVTNVNAGLCLDAYNAATANGTKVVLWACGGGANQKWTRQ; encoded by the coding sequence ATGCCTCTTCACCGGTTCGCCCCCCGTGCAAGACGTCTGTGCAGAGCTGTCGTTGTCCGTGCCGCCGTTCTCGCCCTGGCCGCCGGTGCCCTGGTCGGTCTCCAGGAGCAGGGAGCCGTCGACCTCGATCGGGCGCAGCCGGTCGCGGTGACGTCGAATCAGATTCCGGTGCCGACGGCGCCGATGGGCTGGGCCTCCTGGAACACCTTCGCCGCCAGGATCGACTACAACGTCATCAAGACGCAGGTCGACGCGTTCGTCGCGGCAGGCCTGCCGGCGGCCGGCTACAAGTACATCAACCTCGACGAGGGCTGGTGGCAGGGCACCCGCGACAGCGCGGGCAACATCACGATCGACGAGTCCGAGTGGCCCGGCGGCATGACCGCCATCGCCGACTACATCCACAGCAAGGGCCTCAAGGCCGGCATCTACACCGACGCGGGCAGGGACGGCTGCGGCTACTACTTCCCGACCGGCCGTCCCGCCGCCCCGGGCAGTGGCAGCGAGGGCCACTACGAGCAGGACATGCTCCAGTTCTCGAAGTGGGGCTTCGACTACGTCAAGGTCGACTGGTGCGGCGGCGACGTCGAGGGCCTCGACGCCAGGACCACGTACCAGGCCATCAGCGACGCTGCCGCGAAGGCGACGGCCGCCACCGGACGCCCGCTGACCCTGTCGGTCTGCAACTGGGGCAAGCAGAACCCGTGGAACTGGGGCGCCGGCATGGCCGCCCTGTGGCGGACCAACACGGACATCATCTTCCACGGCAACTCGCCGTCGTGGGACAGCATGCTGACCAACTTCGACACCAACGTGCACCCCGCTGCCCAGCACACCGGGTACTACAACGACCCCGACATGCTGATGGTCGGCATGGACGGCTTCACCGCCGCCCAGAACCGCAGCCACATGAACCTCTGGGCCGTCTCCGGGGCGCCGCTCCTCGCCGGCAACAACCTGGCGACGATGAGCACCGAATCGGCGAACATCCTGAAGAACCCCGAGGTCATCGCGGTCGACCAGGACCCGCGCGGCCTCCAGGGCGTCAAGGTCGCCGAGGACACCTCAGGGCTGCAGGTGTACGGCAAGGTCCTGTCCGGCACCGGCAAGCGGGCCGTCGTCCTGCTCAACCGCACCTCCAGCGCGCAGAACATGACCGTCCGCTGGTCGGACCTGGGCCTGACCAACGTGTCCGCGACGGTCCGCAATCTCTGGACGCGCGCGAACGTGGGCAGTTTCGGCACGAGTTACACGGTCAACGTCCCCGCCAAGGACTCGGTGATGCTCACGGTCACCGGTGCCACGGAGGCGGCGAGCACCACGTACGAGGCCGAGGCCTCCGGCAACACCAAGGGCGGCTCCGCGGCCGACGCCACCTGCGTCAACTGCTCCGGCGGCACCAAGGTGGGCGGCGTCGGCAACGGCGCGGCCAACACCCTGCGGTTCAACGCCGTTTCGGCGGCCGACACGGGCACCAAGGTCGTCGACATCGCCTACACCAACGGCGACAGCGCGGCCCGTACGGCGGTCCTCCAGGTCAACGGGCAGACGGCCACCAAGGTCTCCTTTCCGCCGACCGGCTCCTGGACCACGCCCGGCACCGTCTCGGTCGAGGCGTCCCTGGCCAAGGGCTCGGCGAACACCCTGACGTTCTCCAACGCCTCCGCCTGGACGCCCGATCTGGACGCGATCGAGGTACGGCCGCTGCCCGGCACCAACGGCACGCAGTTCACGGGGCAGCAGTCCAGTCGCTGCCTCGACGTCGACAGCAACACCATCACCAACGGCACCCAGGCGCAGCTGTGGGACTGCGCGGGCGGCGTCAACCAGTCCTGGACGTACACCGCGCGCAAGGAACTCGTGGTCTACGGCAACAAGTGCCTCGACGCCTACCAGGCGGGGACCACCAACGGCACGAAGGTCGTCATCTGGGACTGCAACGGCGGCAACAACCAGAAGTGGAACGTGAACGCCGACGGGACGGTGACCAATGTGAATGCCGGGCTGTGCCTCGATGCGTACAACGCGGCCACTGCCAACGGTACGAAGGTTGTCCTTTGGGCGTGTGGTGGGGGCGCGAATCAGAAGTGGACGCGCCAGTAG